One stretch of Rosistilla oblonga DNA includes these proteins:
- the tssH gene encoding type VI secretion system ATPase TssH has protein sequence MASLQLKSLVNKLNDPTRRCLESAAGLCLSRTHFHVEIEHWLLKLLDEADGDLPLLLRHFDIDIARFQSVAEGVLDKMRTGNGRAPALSNTTVELIKAAWMLASVQYAAPQVRSGHLLAAIVRDPLHFEIGAPLVRLLDGISADAITDALPVVTTGSVEARASLPTSFMQSGNDSAPANADGAPSKTPSLDRYTADVTQQARDGKIDPVLGRDAEIRQLMDILLRRRQNNPILTGEPGVGKTAVVEGFALKVVTGDVPEALQNITIRSLDLGQLEAGAGVKGEFENRLKSILNEIQASPTPIILMIDEAHTLIGAGAQAGGGDAANLLKPALARGELRTIAATTWSEYKKYFEQDAALTRRFQVVKVEEPSLEVAKAMLRGVANKLEQHHGVRILDDAIDSAVTLSSRYITGRQLPDKAVSVLDTACARIAISQNSTPGAIEDARAQCERIRRRSDRLRDEQSWGADHGDQLSEMNSRLEQSEAELAELEARWHQEKFAVKEILQIKDQIHRKNVETTDTLAKPDDRVAKNESDDASSPLAAMSLTELQAELTRLEADLDDTQGEEPLMYVDVDSQSVASTISAWTGIPLGRMSTDQTTAVLNLKQRLEESVVGQSHALDEIARHIRTSRAGLGDPNKPIGVFMLAGTSGVGKTETALALADTLYGGTQQLTTINMSEFKEEHKVSLLMGSPPGYVGYGEGGVLTEAVRRKPYSVILLDELEKAHPGVQDVFYQVFDKGQMKDGQGRDIDFKNSVVIMTTNAGTDLIAQMCSDGHQPSLAELKDALHEELLKTFKPAFLGRITVLPYFPLETDVLQRIATLKLNKVVQRTLEHHKAELVFTDGLILQLAKQCVSVDTGARKVDQVIEQNILPELSAELLSRNVEGQPVARVVVDWNDREGFVYEFEVDQEEVAAAEVESASPALPIESNDSAAWMPATNEV, from the coding sequence ATGGCATCGCTGCAACTCAAATCGCTAGTCAACAAACTGAACGATCCCACTCGCCGTTGCCTCGAATCCGCTGCCGGGTTGTGTTTGTCGCGGACCCATTTCCACGTCGAGATCGAACACTGGTTGCTGAAACTGTTGGACGAAGCCGATGGCGACCTGCCGCTGCTGCTGCGTCACTTCGACATCGATATCGCTCGCTTTCAATCGGTCGCCGAAGGGGTGCTCGACAAGATGCGGACCGGCAACGGCCGCGCCCCGGCACTCAGCAACACCACGGTCGAATTGATCAAAGCGGCTTGGATGTTGGCGTCGGTTCAATACGCCGCCCCACAAGTTCGATCGGGGCATCTGTTGGCGGCGATCGTTCGCGACCCGCTGCACTTCGAAATCGGGGCTCCTCTGGTCCGGTTGCTCGACGGAATTTCAGCCGATGCGATCACCGACGCGTTGCCCGTGGTGACCACCGGAAGCGTTGAAGCTCGGGCGTCGCTGCCAACATCGTTTATGCAGTCCGGAAACGATTCGGCCCCCGCAAACGCCGACGGTGCTCCCAGCAAAACGCCAAGCCTGGATCGCTACACCGCCGACGTCACGCAGCAAGCCCGCGATGGCAAGATCGACCCGGTGCTGGGACGCGATGCCGAGATCCGCCAATTGATGGACATCCTGCTGCGTCGCCGGCAGAACAACCCGATCCTGACGGGAGAACCAGGCGTCGGCAAAACCGCCGTCGTCGAAGGCTTTGCATTAAAAGTTGTCACCGGCGACGTTCCCGAAGCGTTGCAGAACATCACGATTCGCTCGTTGGATCTGGGACAGTTGGAAGCGGGGGCGGGAGTCAAAGGGGAATTCGAGAATCGATTGAAATCGATCCTCAACGAAATCCAAGCCAGCCCGACGCCGATCATCTTGATGATCGACGAAGCCCACACGCTGATCGGTGCTGGGGCTCAAGCGGGCGGCGGCGACGCTGCGAACCTGCTGAAACCAGCCCTCGCCCGTGGTGAATTGCGAACGATTGCGGCGACAACTTGGTCGGAGTACAAAAAGTATTTTGAGCAAGACGCGGCGCTGACGCGGCGTTTCCAAGTCGTCAAGGTCGAAGAGCCTTCGTTGGAAGTGGCCAAGGCGATGTTGCGTGGCGTGGCGAACAAGTTGGAACAGCATCACGGCGTGCGAATCCTGGACGATGCGATCGATTCGGCGGTCACGCTCAGCAGTCGATACATCACCGGTCGCCAGTTGCCCGACAAAGCGGTCAGCGTTCTGGACACCGCATGTGCGCGGATCGCGATCAGCCAAAACAGTACACCCGGCGCGATCGAAGACGCCCGTGCTCAATGCGAACGGATCCGTCGACGCAGCGACCGGTTGCGAGACGAACAAAGTTGGGGTGCCGACCACGGTGATCAACTGTCCGAGATGAACAGTCGACTGGAACAGAGCGAAGCCGAACTGGCGGAGCTCGAAGCCCGCTGGCATCAAGAGAAGTTTGCGGTCAAAGAGATCTTGCAGATCAAAGACCAGATCCATCGCAAAAACGTCGAGACAACCGACACGTTGGCTAAGCCGGACGATCGCGTTGCCAAAAACGAATCGGACGATGCATCGTCGCCGCTGGCTGCGATGTCGTTGACCGAATTGCAAGCGGAACTGACGCGATTGGAAGCCGACCTCGACGACACCCAAGGAGAGGAACCGCTGATGTACGTCGACGTCGATTCGCAATCGGTCGCCAGCACGATCTCCGCTTGGACCGGCATTCCACTGGGACGGATGAGCACCGATCAAACCACGGCGGTACTGAATCTGAAGCAGCGGCTGGAAGAATCGGTCGTCGGCCAATCGCACGCACTGGACGAGATCGCTCGTCACATCCGCACCTCGCGAGCCGGATTGGGCGACCCGAACAAACCGATCGGCGTCTTCATGCTGGCTGGAACCTCGGGCGTCGGAAAAACCGAAACCGCTTTGGCGTTGGCCGACACGCTGTACGGCGGCACGCAACAACTGACCACGATCAACATGTCGGAGTTCAAGGAAGAGCATAAGGTTTCGCTGCTGATGGGTTCGCCTCCCGGATACGTCGGCTACGGCGAAGGGGGCGTGCTGACCGAAGCGGTCCGCCGCAAACCCTACTCGGTGATCCTGTTGGACGAACTGGAGAAGGCGCACCCCGGCGTGCAAGATGTCTTCTACCAGGTCTTCGACAAGGGACAGATGAAAGATGGCCAAGGCCGCGACATCGATTTCAAGAACAGCGTTGTGATCATGACGACCAATGCCGGCACCGATTTGATCGCTCAGATGTGCAGCGACGGGCACCAACCGAGCCTGGCGGAATTGAAAGATGCGTTGCACGAAGAGCTGTTGAAAACGTTTAAGCCAGCCTTCTTGGGCCGGATCACCGTGCTCCCCTATTTCCCGTTGGAAACAGACGTTTTGCAGCGGATCGCCACGCTGAAGCTGAACAAAGTCGTTCAGCGGACGCTCGAACACCACAAGGCGGAACTTGTCTTCACCGACGGCTTGATCCTGCAGTTGGCCAAGCAATGCGTTTCGGTCGACACCGGGGCGCGGAAGGTCGACCAGGTGATCGAGCAGAACATTTTGCCGGAGCTATCGGCCGAACTGCTGTCTCGCAATGTCGAAGGCCAACCGGTCGCCCGAGTCGTCGTCGACTGGAACGATCGCGAAGGATTCGTCTACGAATTTGAAGTCGATCAGGAAGAGGTCGCCGCCGCAGAAGTCGAATCCGCGTCGCCAGCCCTGCCGATCGAATCGAATGATTCCGCCGCCTGGATGCCAGCAACCAACGAAGTTTGA
- a CDS encoding thioredoxin family protein gives MNKIMGIGLLAIIVYYGYSHYSSDGLAGITGGYSDAAFEKQIEGPGLVLVKFGAPWCGPCRMIDEELEHVTGNVDVVKINIDRNRALASKFKVSGIPHTVIFRDGKPLGQFTGYRDAKAISSWARQFGSEVAPVQNASTGGSALQPNGIKTNPYAT, from the coding sequence ATGAATAAGATCATGGGCATCGGGCTGCTTGCGATCATCGTCTATTACGGTTACAGCCACTACTCCAGCGATGGATTGGCGGGAATCACCGGCGGCTATTCCGATGCAGCTTTTGAAAAACAGATCGAAGGCCCGGGCTTGGTCCTGGTGAAGTTTGGAGCTCCGTGGTGTGGTCCCTGCCGGATGATCGATGAGGAACTGGAGCATGTCACCGGGAACGTCGACGTGGTCAAGATCAACATCGACCGCAACCGCGCACTGGCTAGCAAATTCAAGGTCTCCGGGATTCCGCACACCGTGATCTTCCGCGACGGCAAACCGCTGGGGCAGTTCACCGGCTACCGCGACGCCAAAGCGATCTCGTCTTGGGCGCGGCAGTTCGGTTCGGAAGTCGCCCCGGTGCAAAACGCATCGACCGGCGGATCGGCACTGCAACCCAACGGCATCAAAACCAATCCCTACGCGACCTAG